A region of the Lachancea thermotolerans CBS 6340 chromosome E complete sequence genome:
CCATACGGCGAGATGTGCTACACGCCCAACCTGGTTGACGTACATGCCAAGAGAGAACAGGTTGCGCAATGGAACAAGATTCGCGATCCGGAGctctttgccaaaaaagACTAAGCCGTACATTCAATAGACGCTAAGTATAGCTATACGAGAACGCATTACCTCACTGTTGAGAGAAAAATGGATTGCTGCGTGGAGCGTGCGGACCTGCGTTGACGCTCTGTGATGGAGGCCGATGGGGCGCTTGTTGGCCCAACGGCTTCTGGAGTGGGCTCTCATGCGTGGTGTCGTCTCTAACCGGAGCCTCGGACTCTAGCAGATCGGCTTCCGCTAGAACCGTTGCTGACCGCTGTAGGTTTCGCTGTTGTGCCTTAATTTCCCTCTGCAGCTTGAACTCCTCTAGCTcttcctccagctctgcCAAGTCTTCGGGACTGAGGCCTATTACAGTTGGCTCCCTTCTGATCATGCTATATGTAAAAGTGACCAGTCTTTCGCAGAATGGGTTGCTTGAAGGGGCTCCAGTCCCGGCGTCTTGAGGACCCGATAAGTTACTGGTTGACCTGCTTGAGCGATCTGTTACAAAGCCTGTAGCTATTTCTAACGTGTATAATGATGTAAGATATTATTTGCCCGGGGGTAGGGCTTAAGAATTGGGTTATTGGGGGAGCTTGGAAATTTGTAATGTTATTCTTTGGGCGATCCTATTGATAGCTCGGCCCTCCTTTCCCAACAGTAACTGCCATTTTTCCTCAATTGCATCTGTAAATTTCTTAGAAATAAGCCGTCTACGTCGTAAAgtttaaaaattttgttaCCTAACTGGAAAGAAACTGATTCAAAGAGAGCGAACAGCGCATTTACAAGATTATAGCGGCATATCACGAGTCAAAATAAGCCAGCTTCATAGAATGGGAGtggcagcagaagaaagctctgGTGAGAATGAGCATTCGGCAGCTCTAAACGCCAGCTGCCGAATCTGCAGGGGAGAAAATACATCAGATAGTCCACTATTTCATCCATGCAAATGCCGAGGTTCTATCAAGTACATTCACGAAAGCTGCCTGTTAGAATGGGTGGCGTCCAAAAACGTTGACCTGGCACGACCAGGCGCTAACATCAAGTGCGATATCTGTCATTATTCTATTCAG
Encoded here:
- a CDS encoding KLTH0E04488p (some similarities with uniprot|P14724 Saccharomyces cerevisiae YFR036W CDC26 Subunit of the Anaphase-Promoting Complex/Cyclosome (APC/C)); the encoded protein is MIRREPTVIGLSPEDLAELEEELEEFKLQREIKAQQRNLQRSATVLAEADLLESEAPVRDDTTHESPLQKPLGQQAPHRPPSQSVNAGPHAPRSNPFFSQQ